In the genome of Salinispirillum sp. LH 10-3-1, one region contains:
- a CDS encoding FAD-binding oxidoreductase: MYLNPLTHTDNLPDSYYAATRNSTADYPKLEGEVRTQICVIGGGFGGVNTALELAERGFEVVLLEGRKIGWGASGRNGGQLIRGIGHGTEQFRKYIGEQGMEAIDRMGFEAVDIVRERVAKYQIDCDLKMGYCDLANKPEHLKHFAEDKDWLDKMGYGHHTELLSADRMHEVVGSDAYVGGLIDMGSGHVHPLNLVLGEAAAAAQLGVKIFEQALVTKVEQGEPNRVHTETGTVVADTLVICGNAYVAGLDPVLEGKVLPAGSYVIATEPLSDEQARRVLPQDMAVCDQKVGLDYYRLSADNRLLFGGICNYSGRDPKSIEGVLRPHLVKVFPYLADVSIDYQWGGMIGIGANRMPQIGRLKPNVYYAQAYAGHGLNATHMAAKLIAESISAESQRIEVFEKIPHITFPGGKLLRSPLLALGMLYHRLKEMV; the protein is encoded by the coding sequence ATGTACTTAAATCCGCTGACTCATACTGATAACTTGCCCGACTCCTACTACGCAGCAACGCGTAATTCTACCGCCGATTACCCGAAATTGGAGGGTGAAGTACGTACGCAGATTTGCGTCATCGGTGGCGGCTTTGGTGGCGTGAATACCGCCCTTGAACTGGCCGAGCGAGGCTTTGAAGTGGTGCTGCTGGAAGGGCGAAAAATTGGCTGGGGTGCGTCGGGTCGCAACGGCGGGCAGTTGATTCGTGGCATCGGTCACGGCACCGAGCAGTTCCGTAAATACATTGGTGAACAGGGCATGGAAGCCATAGACCGCATGGGCTTTGAGGCCGTCGACATCGTGCGTGAGCGGGTAGCCAAATACCAAATCGATTGTGACCTCAAAATGGGTTACTGCGACCTCGCCAACAAACCTGAACACCTAAAGCATTTTGCCGAAGACAAAGACTGGTTGGACAAGATGGGCTACGGTCACCATACCGAGCTACTCAGCGCCGATCGGATGCACGAAGTCGTGGGTTCAGACGCTTACGTCGGTGGACTGATCGACATGGGTAGCGGCCACGTTCATCCGCTGAATTTGGTGTTGGGCGAGGCCGCTGCTGCTGCTCAGTTGGGTGTTAAAATATTTGAACAGGCCTTGGTCACCAAGGTCGAGCAGGGTGAGCCAAATCGTGTGCACACCGAAACCGGTACTGTGGTTGCTGATACCTTGGTGATTTGTGGCAACGCGTATGTGGCCGGGTTAGACCCCGTGCTGGAGGGCAAGGTCCTGCCCGCAGGCAGCTACGTTATTGCCACCGAGCCACTCAGCGACGAGCAGGCCAGACGTGTGCTGCCGCAAGACATGGCGGTGTGCGACCAAAAAGTAGGGTTGGATTATTACCGCCTGAGCGCCGACAACCGGCTTTTGTTTGGTGGTATCTGCAACTACTCCGGGCGTGACCCGAAGAGCATTGAAGGCGTGCTGCGCCCGCATCTGGTCAAGGTGTTCCCCTACTTAGCGGACGTAAGTATTGACTACCAATGGGGTGGCATGATCGGCATTGGTGCTAACCGTATGCCGCAGATTGGCCGCTTGAAGCCCAATGTGTACTACGCGCAAGCTTATGCCGGGCATGGCCTGAACGCCACGCACATGGCGGCCAAATTGATCGCCGAATCCATCAGTGCTGAGTCACAGCGCATTGAAGTATTTGAGAAGATCCCGCACATCACCTTCCCTGGTGGGAAGTTGCTGCGGTCGCCGTTGCTGGCGTTGGGGATGCTGTATCACCGTTTAAAGGAAATGGTGTAG
- a CDS encoding DUF2784 domain-containing protein, protein MANPSLLMFLADALLVMHVLFVLFVVLGLLAIYVGYFLRWAWVRNKIFRIVHLGAIGIVVAQSWLGLICPLTIWEMALREKAGGDTYAGSFIQHWLQSLLYYSAPEWVFITVYTVFGSLVLASWFVVRPH, encoded by the coding sequence ATGGCTAACCCCTCACTGCTCATGTTTCTCGCTGATGCACTGCTCGTTATGCACGTGCTGTTTGTGCTCTTTGTGGTACTTGGGCTGCTGGCTATCTATGTTGGCTACTTTCTGCGGTGGGCATGGGTGCGCAACAAAATCTTCCGTATTGTTCACCTCGGCGCCATAGGCATTGTGGTGGCTCAGTCTTGGTTGGGGCTGATCTGCCCGTTAACGATTTGGGAAATGGCATTGCGTGAAAAAGCGGGTGGTGATACTTATGCCGGGTCTTTCATACAGCACTGGCTGCAAAGCCTGCTGTATTACAGCGCGCCTGAATGGGTTTTCATTACCGTATACACCGTCTTTGGTAGTTTGGTGTTGGCCAGTTGGTTTGTGGTGAGGCCGCACTAG
- a CDS encoding DUF1566 domain-containing protein, with the protein MTTRTLTAAFIGTLVLSAIAKSACNGDYEVSALPFETPTSDFIDHRNGTVTHKTTGLMWKRCSEGQVWRGNTCTGTAQAFSWEGAQLRAQEANAARDADHDDWRVPYPYELRTIVETRCWNPSVNGDIFPQTPPNWFWTAAAYTGHDLYAWEVGFLFGDLSPSFRTSELRVRLVRNAD; encoded by the coding sequence ATGACAACGCGTACTCTAACTGCGGCTTTCATTGGCACTCTGGTGCTTAGCGCTATCGCCAAGTCTGCCTGTAACGGCGACTACGAAGTGTCAGCACTGCCTTTTGAGACACCGACATCCGACTTTATCGACCATCGTAATGGCACCGTCACGCACAAGACCACCGGGCTGATGTGGAAGCGCTGCTCCGAAGGCCAGGTGTGGCGCGGCAATACCTGTACTGGCACGGCGCAGGCTTTCAGCTGGGAGGGCGCACAACTCAGAGCACAAGAAGCCAATGCAGCCCGTGATGCCGACCATGATGATTGGCGCGTACCCTATCCTTACGAGCTGCGCACCATTGTCGAAACACGCTGCTGGAACCCGTCTGTGAATGGCGATATTTTCCCGCAGACCCCACCCAATTGGTTTTGGACCGCCGCCGCCTACACGGGCCATGATCTTTATGCGTGGGAAGTCGGTTTCTTGTTTGGCGACCTGAGCCCTAGCTTTCGCACCAGTGAGCTGCGTGTTCGCCTGGTGCGCAACGCCGATTGA
- a CDS encoding YebC/PmpR family DNA-binding transcriptional regulator: MGRAYQNRKESMAKTSDMKAKIYSRYSREIYMCAKSGGSEPTGNLALASLLERAKKEQVPAHVIEKAITKAAGGGGEDFAVARYEGFGPGNTMIIVDCLTDNPNRTYGDVRTCFNKVKAKLGAAGAVSHLFDHDAIFVFAGDDEEPVLEALMEADVDVSDIEVADGKITVFAPHTEFGNTRNALKAAFPNIDFEVEEIQFIPQMMTAIEGVDIEQFEKLVDMLNFCDDVQNVYHNAEY, encoded by the coding sequence ATGGGCAGAGCCTACCAAAACCGCAAAGAGTCTATGGCCAAAACCTCAGACATGAAGGCCAAGATTTACAGTCGCTACAGCCGTGAAATCTACATGTGTGCCAAATCGGGCGGCTCCGAGCCCACCGGTAACCTCGCGCTGGCCTCGTTGCTGGAGCGCGCGAAGAAAGAACAGGTACCCGCTCACGTGATCGAAAAAGCGATCACCAAGGCTGCGGGTGGTGGAGGCGAAGACTTTGCGGTGGCGCGTTACGAAGGCTTTGGCCCCGGCAACACCATGATCATTGTGGATTGCCTGACCGACAACCCGAACCGTACCTACGGCGACGTGCGCACCTGCTTCAACAAGGTAAAAGCCAAACTCGGTGCGGCTGGCGCGGTTAGCCACCTGTTCGATCACGACGCCATTTTTGTGTTTGCAGGCGACGATGAAGAGCCGGTTCTGGAAGCCCTGATGGAAGCGGACGTAGATGTCAGCGACATCGAAGTGGCCGACGGCAAGATCACCGTATTTGCGCCCCATACCGAATTTGGGAACACGCGCAACGCCTTGAAAGCCGCCTTCCCCAACATCGATTTCGAAGTAGAAGAGATTCAGTTCATTCCGCAAATGATGACCGCCATTGAAGGCGTCGACATTGAACAATTCGAAAAACTGGTGGATATGCTGAACTTCTGTGACGACGTGCAAAACGTCTATCACAACGCTGAATATTGA
- a CDS encoding FAD-binding oxidoreductase: MQKTPHTGSYYAASANPSPERPPLQESLDTQICIIGAGYTGLSSALHLAEAGYKVVVLEAARIAYGASGRNGGQLVNSYSRDIDVIERNYGTEMAKALGGMAFEGAQIIKERIAKYDIQCDFKPGGMFAALNKKQFKGLQHHKALWERFGYNELELLDAEQTRQHIASDEYVGALLDKGAGHIHPLNLALGEAAAVESLGGKIYEDSKVIKIERKERPEVFTQSGGKVTCDYLIIAGNAYLGGLVPELAAKSMPCGTQIVTTEVLDEDVAKSLIPGQQCVEDCNYKLDYYRITGDNRLLYGGGTSYGGGDPVSIEAFLRPHLEKTFPQLKGIKFDYAWGGDFLLTLSRLPQFGRLTPKIFYAQGYSGHGVTTTHLAGRLISEAVKGHAERFDAFGQLKHFPFPGGRLLRTPYTALGGLYYGLRDKLGI, from the coding sequence ATGCAAAAAACACCGCATACCGGATCATACTACGCGGCGAGCGCGAACCCGTCGCCAGAGCGTCCACCGTTACAGGAGTCGCTCGACACCCAAATTTGCATCATTGGTGCTGGCTACACCGGCCTGTCGAGTGCACTGCACCTCGCCGAAGCGGGCTACAAGGTGGTTGTATTGGAAGCCGCGCGTATTGCCTATGGCGCCAGTGGACGCAACGGCGGTCAGTTGGTTAACAGCTACAGCCGTGATATCGACGTCATTGAGCGCAATTACGGTACCGAAATGGCTAAAGCGCTCGGTGGTATGGCGTTTGAAGGCGCGCAAATCATTAAAGAGCGCATCGCCAAATACGACATCCAGTGTGACTTCAAGCCCGGCGGTATGTTCGCCGCCTTGAACAAAAAACAATTCAAAGGGTTACAGCACCACAAAGCCTTGTGGGAACGTTTTGGCTACAACGAATTGGAATTGCTCGACGCTGAGCAAACGCGTCAGCACATTGCCAGTGATGAATACGTTGGAGCACTGCTCGATAAGGGCGCGGGTCACATTCATCCGCTGAACTTGGCGCTGGGTGAAGCGGCCGCGGTGGAGTCGCTGGGCGGCAAAATCTACGAAGACTCTAAGGTCATTAAAATTGAGCGCAAGGAGCGCCCGGAAGTGTTCACCCAAAGCGGTGGTAAAGTCACTTGCGACTATTTAATCATCGCCGGAAACGCCTATCTGGGTGGTTTGGTGCCTGAATTGGCGGCAAAGTCGATGCCATGTGGCACGCAGATCGTTACGACGGAAGTGCTGGATGAGGACGTGGCGAAATCGTTGATTCCCGGCCAACAGTGCGTTGAAGACTGTAACTACAAGCTAGACTACTACCGCATCACTGGCGACAACCGCTTACTGTACGGTGGTGGCACCTCTTACGGCGGTGGCGACCCGGTATCCATTGAGGCCTTCTTACGGCCGCATTTGGAAAAGACCTTCCCACAATTGAAAGGCATAAAATTCGACTACGCGTGGGGCGGAGACTTCCTGTTGACGCTGAGCCGCTTGCCGCAGTTTGGCCGTCTGACGCCGAAGATATTCTACGCTCAGGGCTACAGCGGCCACGGAGTTACGACGACGCACCTCGCGGGTCGTTTGATCTCCGAAGCCGTGAAAGGCCACGCTGAGCGTTTCGATGCCTTTGGTCAGCTCAAACACTTCCCATTCCCTGGCGGGCGCTTGCTGCGTACCCCTTACACCGCCTTGGGCGGTTTGTATTACGGTCTGCGCGATAAGTTGGGTATTTAG
- a CDS encoding aspartate aminotransferase family protein, producing MSSHNPSLNAFWMPFTANRQFKGKPRLLESAEGMYYTSEDGRSILDGTAGLWCVNAGHGRSEISSAVAKQIAKMDYAPTFQMGHPLPFELAERLIKHTPDGLNKVFFTNSGSESADTALKIALGYHHARGQAQRTRFIGRERGYHGVGFGGISVGGIGNNRRSFGNLLAGVDHLKHTLLPENAFAKGLPEKGLWLADELEQRIALHGADTIAAVIIEPVSGSGGVIMPPEGYLKRIREITQKHGILLIFDEVITGFGRVGKAFAANRFDVTPDILTTAKGLTNGAIPMGAVFVSDTIHDAFMQGPEEAIDFFHGYTYSGHPVAAAAGLAALDIYERDGLFERTLEMEGYFQEALHSLKDLPNVKDIRNLGLIGAVEFHPDDKVGKRGYSVFEHCYWQGNTLVRCTGDIIAMSPPLIIEKAHIDQLVDAMGKAIRAAA from the coding sequence ATGTCCTCTCACAACCCTTCATTAAACGCATTCTGGATGCCTTTTACCGCCAATCGCCAGTTCAAGGGCAAGCCACGCTTGCTGGAATCGGCTGAAGGTATGTATTACACCAGTGAAGATGGCCGCTCTATTCTCGATGGCACCGCAGGCTTATGGTGTGTCAACGCCGGACATGGCCGCAGTGAAATCTCCAGTGCTGTCGCCAAGCAGATTGCCAAAATGGACTACGCTCCGACCTTCCAAATGGGGCATCCATTGCCGTTTGAGCTGGCCGAGCGCCTCATCAAGCATACGCCAGATGGCCTGAACAAGGTGTTCTTCACTAACTCTGGCTCGGAATCGGCTGACACCGCACTGAAAATCGCCTTGGGCTATCACCATGCTCGTGGTCAGGCCCAGCGCACACGCTTTATCGGCCGTGAGCGCGGCTATCACGGGGTTGGTTTTGGCGGCATCTCGGTCGGTGGTATCGGCAACAATCGCCGCTCGTTCGGCAACCTGTTAGCGGGTGTTGATCATCTGAAGCACACGTTGCTGCCGGAGAATGCCTTTGCCAAAGGCTTGCCAGAAAAAGGTCTGTGGCTGGCGGATGAACTGGAACAGCGCATTGCTTTGCATGGTGCGGACACCATAGCCGCTGTGATCATCGAGCCGGTTTCCGGGTCGGGTGGTGTCATCATGCCACCAGAAGGCTATTTAAAGCGCATCCGTGAAATCACTCAAAAGCACGGTATCTTGTTGATTTTTGATGAGGTTATCACTGGCTTTGGCCGTGTCGGCAAAGCTTTCGCGGCGAATCGATTTGACGTGACGCCGGATATTCTCACCACCGCTAAAGGCCTGACCAATGGGGCTATTCCCATGGGTGCGGTGTTTGTGAGTGACACCATCCACGATGCCTTTATGCAAGGTCCGGAAGAGGCGATCGACTTTTTCCACGGCTACACCTATTCCGGACACCCGGTGGCGGCGGCAGCCGGTTTAGCGGCGTTGGATATCTACGAGCGTGATGGCTTGTTTGAGCGCACTCTGGAAATGGAAGGCTATTTCCAGGAAGCACTGCACAGCCTGAAAGACCTGCCGAATGTAAAAGACATTCGTAACCTTGGCTTGATTGGTGCGGTGGAATTCCACCCGGACGATAAAGTGGGTAAGCGCGGCTACTCAGTGTTTGAGCATTGCTATTGGCAGGGCAACACCTTGGTGCGTTGCACGGGCGACATCATTGCGATGTCCCCCCCGTTGATCATCGAGAAAGCGCATATCGATCAACTGGTCGATGCCATGGGTAAAGCGATCCGCGCGGCGGCGTAA
- a CDS encoding CoA-acylating methylmalonate-semialdehyde dehydrogenase, translated as MISINHFIKGETTAPSERQAPVFNPATGQQTGSVSLATAQETEQAIAVAKAAFTGWAETSPLNRARVLFKFRTILEERMDELARVISSEHGKVFEDARGEIIRGMEVVEFATGIPHLLRGEITEQVGRGVDAWSLNQPLGVVAGISPFNFPAMVPMWMWPVAIACGNTFIMKPSEKDPSAPMLVAQWLKEAGLPDGVFNIVNGDKEAVDVLLTHPDIQAVSFVGSTPIAEYIYSTGSAHGKRVQALGGAKNHMVVMPDADLDMTVNALMGAAYGSAGERCMAISVAVAVGDDVADRLVAQLAEKTKQLKIGNGAEKGLDMGPLVTKEHRAKVLGYIDQGVKEGATLVVDGRDFTLVGHEDGYFVGGTLFDHVTPEMTIYQEEIFGPVLCVVRVPDYVTAVKLINAHEYGNGTAVFTRSGGVARQFVHDIQVGMVGVNVPIPVPMAFHSFGGWKRSLFGANHVHGMEGVKFYTKRKAVTARWPEGDLGAEFVMPTM; from the coding sequence ATGATCTCGATTAACCACTTCATCAAAGGCGAAACGACCGCCCCGAGCGAACGCCAGGCACCGGTTTTTAACCCCGCTACCGGCCAGCAAACCGGCTCGGTGTCCTTGGCAACTGCCCAAGAAACCGAACAAGCCATTGCTGTTGCAAAAGCTGCATTCACGGGCTGGGCCGAAACGTCCCCGCTGAACCGCGCGCGTGTTTTATTCAAGTTCCGCACGATTCTTGAAGAGCGTATGGACGAACTGGCGCGAGTGATCAGTTCCGAACACGGAAAAGTCTTCGAGGATGCGCGTGGTGAAATCATCCGTGGCATGGAAGTGGTGGAATTTGCTACGGGTATTCCGCATTTACTGCGTGGCGAAATTACCGAGCAAGTCGGTCGTGGCGTAGACGCTTGGTCACTGAACCAGCCGTTGGGCGTGGTTGCGGGTATCTCTCCCTTCAACTTCCCTGCCATGGTACCTATGTGGATGTGGCCAGTGGCCATTGCCTGCGGTAATACCTTTATCATGAAGCCATCCGAGAAAGACCCTTCAGCACCGATGCTGGTGGCGCAGTGGCTGAAAGAAGCGGGCCTGCCAGACGGAGTGTTCAATATCGTAAACGGTGACAAAGAGGCGGTTGATGTGCTGCTGACGCACCCAGATATTCAAGCCGTTAGTTTTGTGGGTTCTACGCCGATTGCTGAATACATCTATAGTACGGGCAGCGCGCACGGTAAGCGTGTACAGGCTTTGGGTGGCGCAAAAAACCACATGGTCGTGATGCCCGACGCCGATCTTGATATGACCGTTAATGCCCTGATGGGCGCCGCCTACGGCTCCGCTGGTGAGCGTTGCATGGCGATTTCGGTGGCGGTGGCGGTGGGTGACGACGTGGCCGACCGTCTGGTCGCTCAGTTGGCGGAAAAAACCAAGCAGCTCAAAATCGGCAACGGCGCTGAGAAAGGCCTTGATATGGGCCCGCTGGTCACCAAGGAACATCGTGCCAAGGTGTTGGGCTACATTGATCAAGGTGTTAAAGAAGGCGCTACACTGGTGGTTGATGGGCGTGACTTTACCCTGGTCGGTCACGAAGATGGTTATTTTGTCGGAGGTACACTGTTTGACCACGTTACCCCTGAGATGACCATTTACCAGGAAGAAATTTTTGGGCCAGTCCTTTGCGTGGTACGGGTGCCTGATTACGTTACTGCCGTCAAACTGATTAACGCGCACGAATATGGCAACGGCACCGCGGTATTTACGCGCAGCGGTGGTGTAGCACGCCAGTTCGTACACGACATTCAAGTGGGTATGGTGGGGGTGAACGTGCCAATCCCTGTGCCCATGGCTTTCCATTCGTTCGGTGGTTGGAAGCGCTCACTGTTTGGTGCAAACCACGTCCACGGCATGGAAGGCGTGAAGTTTTACACCAAACGCAAAGCCGTTACGGCGCGCTGGCCTGAGGGCGACCTTGGCGCAGAGTTTGTTATGCCAACGATGTAA
- a CDS encoding aldehyde dehydrogenase translates to MANVHNFEYWQTKAAALKPDGRAWVNGEACDAVSGETFAKHSPIDNRLLTPVASCDQADADAAVAVARSVFERGDWSALAPAKRKVIMQRYADLIEANKEELALLETLDMGKPIADALTVDINGTVRCIRWCAEAIDKLYDELAPTPDNEIGMITREPSGVVAAIVPWNFPMIMASWKIGPALATGNSVILKPSEKSPLTAIRLAQLATEAGIPNGVLNVLPGYGHTVGKALALHMDVDTLVFTGSTKIAKQLMIYAGESNMKRVWTEAGGKSPNIVFADAPDLDAAAEAAASAICYNMGEVCTAGSRLLVEESIAETFMAKVREHVGKWRPGNPLDPNTNVGAIVDEQQMNQVLSYIEKGKADGGRVTSGGKRASAVENGFFIEPTVFEGVTNDMTIAQEEIFGPVLATITFKDEAEALKIANDTIYGLASAIWTGNLGKAHRMAKGIRAGSVWVNQYDGGDMTAPFGGYKQSGNGRDKSMHAFDKYTELKATWIKLD, encoded by the coding sequence ATGGCAAACGTGCATAATTTTGAATACTGGCAGACCAAAGCAGCTGCATTAAAGCCCGATGGCCGTGCCTGGGTGAACGGCGAAGCCTGTGATGCGGTGAGCGGCGAAACCTTTGCCAAACACAGCCCCATTGATAACCGCCTGCTGACGCCAGTGGCCTCTTGCGACCAAGCCGATGCCGATGCTGCCGTTGCCGTTGCACGCAGCGTGTTTGAGCGCGGTGACTGGTCGGCGCTGGCACCCGCCAAGCGCAAAGTCATTATGCAGCGTTATGCCGATTTGATCGAAGCGAACAAAGAAGAGTTGGCGCTGCTGGAAACCCTCGACATGGGCAAACCCATAGCTGACGCCCTGACGGTAGACATCAACGGCACGGTGCGCTGCATCCGCTGGTGCGCCGAAGCGATCGACAAACTTTATGATGAGCTGGCCCCCACCCCCGACAACGAAATCGGCATGATCACCCGCGAACCATCGGGTGTCGTCGCGGCCATCGTACCCTGGAACTTCCCCATGATCATGGCAAGCTGGAAGATTGGCCCAGCATTAGCCACGGGTAACTCGGTCATTCTGAAGCCGTCTGAGAAATCGCCCCTGACCGCTATTCGCCTAGCGCAATTGGCCACCGAAGCAGGCATCCCTAACGGCGTACTGAACGTTTTACCCGGCTACGGTCATACCGTCGGTAAAGCACTGGCGTTGCACATGGATGTAGACACTCTGGTCTTCACTGGCTCAACCAAGATCGCTAAGCAATTGATGATCTACGCCGGCGAATCAAACATGAAACGCGTCTGGACCGAAGCAGGCGGCAAATCACCCAACATTGTTTTCGCCGACGCGCCGGATCTCGACGCCGCTGCAGAAGCGGCAGCCAGCGCCATTTGCTACAACATGGGTGAGGTTTGTACCGCCGGTTCTCGCCTGTTGGTAGAAGAGTCCATTGCCGAGACTTTTATGGCGAAGGTGCGTGAACACGTCGGCAAATGGCGCCCGGGCAACCCGCTAGACCCCAACACCAACGTTGGCGCCATTGTTGATGAACAGCAGATGAACCAGGTGCTGAGCTATATTGAGAAGGGCAAAGCCGATGGCGGTCGTGTCACCAGCGGCGGCAAGCGTGCCAGTGCGGTGGAAAACGGCTTCTTCATCGAGCCTACGGTGTTTGAAGGCGTAACCAACGACATGACCATTGCGCAAGAAGAGATCTTCGGACCGGTTCTGGCGACCATTACCTTTAAAGACGAAGCAGAAGCCTTAAAAATTGCCAACGACACCATCTACGGTTTGGCGTCTGCGATCTGGACCGGCAACTTGGGCAAAGCCCACCGCATGGCGAAGGGCATTCGTGCTGGCTCGGTGTGGGTAAACCAATACGACGGTGGCGATATGACGGCACCGTTTGGGGGCTATAAGCAGTCCGGTAACGGTCGTGACAAGTCAATGCATGCGTTCGACAAGTACACCGAGCTGAAAGCGACGTGGATTAAGCTCGACTGA
- a CDS encoding nucleotide pyrophosphohydrolase, whose amino-acid sequence MSDPFHRLHTAMNQFASARDWDQFHSPKNLAMALTVEAAELQECFQWLTEAQSTALSPEQLTAVRDEIADVQLYLIRLAGKLEIDIEQACWDKMKKNDAKYPAERVKGSARKYTDYE is encoded by the coding sequence ATGTCAGACCCTTTTCATCGTCTGCATACTGCCATGAATCAGTTCGCCTCAGCGCGCGACTGGGATCAGTTTCATTCACCTAAAAACCTGGCCATGGCGCTGACGGTGGAAGCCGCCGAATTGCAAGAGTGCTTTCAGTGGTTGACGGAAGCTCAGTCGACTGCGTTGAGCCCTGAACAACTGACCGCTGTGCGTGATGAAATAGCCGATGTACAACTGTATCTCATTCGCTTGGCGGGCAAACTTGAGATCGACATCGAACAAGCTTGTTGGGACAAAATGAAGAAGAACGACGCCAAATACCCGGCGGAAAGGGTCAAGGGCAGTGCGCGTAAGTACACCGATTATGAGTAG
- a CDS encoding cupin domain-containing protein, whose amino-acid sequence MDVGPRLKQIRKQFGLSQRELAKRAGVTNSTISMIEKSSVSPSVSSLKKVLSGIPISLVDFFSTEGDHEMPQVVYRDEEMMDLSVGEGVKYQLVGKAFGQRAIAFLKETYAKGADTGEEMYEHQGEESGMVVSGKLELTVDGEVYELNAGDGYYFESTRPHRFRNPYDEPCVVVSATTPANF is encoded by the coding sequence TTGGACGTAGGGCCACGCCTCAAGCAGATTCGGAAGCAATTTGGCTTGTCACAACGCGAACTCGCTAAGCGAGCGGGTGTTACTAACAGCACCATTTCCATGATCGAAAAAAGCAGCGTCAGTCCCAGTGTGAGCTCACTGAAAAAGGTACTGTCCGGCATTCCCATCTCGCTCGTTGACTTCTTCAGTACCGAAGGCGACCACGAAATGCCACAGGTGGTCTATCGTGACGAAGAAATGATGGACCTCTCCGTTGGCGAAGGCGTGAAATACCAGCTGGTTGGCAAAGCCTTTGGGCAGCGCGCCATCGCCTTCTTGAAGGAAACCTATGCCAAGGGCGCTGACACCGGCGAGGAAATGTACGAACACCAAGGCGAAGAGTCAGGCATGGTGGTGTCCGGCAAGCTCGAACTCACCGTCGACGGCGAAGTGTACGAACTGAATGCAGGTGATGGGTATTACTTCGAGTCTACCCGCCCACACCGGTTTAGAAACCCCTATGACGAACCCTGTGTTGTGGTGTCCGCCACGACACCGGCTAACTTCTAA
- a CDS encoding cupin domain-containing protein: MNINNILDVKTPAEDVESYLPDADKIINGQPKQRVWNLMSSKDDRFHSGIWDSQAGHWKVSYSEDEYCHILEGESIIHDNEGTHKIVKAGDHFLIPAGFKGSWEVPSYCKKIYVIYE, encoded by the coding sequence ATGAACATCAACAACATACTTGACGTCAAAACCCCTGCGGAAGACGTTGAGTCTTATTTGCCCGACGCGGACAAGATCATCAATGGTCAGCCGAAACAGCGGGTATGGAACCTGATGAGTTCCAAAGACGACCGTTTTCACAGTGGTATCTGGGACTCTCAGGCCGGGCACTGGAAGGTCAGTTATAGCGAAGACGAGTACTGCCATATTCTGGAAGGTGAATCCATCATCCATGACAACGAAGGCACCCACAAAATCGTTAAAGCAGGCGACCATTTCTTGATTCCCGCCGGATTTAAAGGCTCATGGGAAGTGCCGTCGTATTGCAAAAAGATCTACGTTATCTACGAATAA